In Hyla sarda isolate aHylSar1 chromosome 9, aHylSar1.hap1, whole genome shotgun sequence, the following proteins share a genomic window:
- the LOC130290798 gene encoding pre-mRNA 3'-end-processing factor FIP1-like isoform X2, translating to MEQKDESPLIAQSGSDDEDEDESDTDSDDVRVTIGDIRTGAPSCMGPTGNQSGKGGRSFGTAGKLPPKGIDFSAPGCINGIPVLEVDLDTFEEKPWRKPGADLSDYFNYGFNEATWKVYCEKQRRLQLGLDSAYSHSKENKITVQQGRTSHTSKGEENMFDNRDMNFNIEEGKSGVEASQNGKQAKTIDVIGGEICSITRVEGRRWDIQDSDNIPMQVVENQEYKPHPVIQHQQPPPPLLPPPSILHNASPFNGLPPPPPLFFQRPPPTTQVPPVLHPPAMLPPPLIPPPAVHIPPPSGPPVTYNSRLPPRQIYFSNGPSGVNYPALSTAQTSWVTTVEKGTSNPRRNEWTPRRRQEREMETIRSQNFNNFKPESERLVNYNRERNYDYEPKYQRNRERSWEKEEKFHGEHRHRDREESNKHKSSRRKQDSEERESHRRHKRKKSKRSKEKSADDDPPKRGNRNDLREKNTSASRLD from the exons ATGGAACAAAAGGATGAATCACCGCTG ATCGCACAGAgcggcagtgatgatgaagatgaagatgaaagTGATACAGATAGTGATGATGTGAGGGTGACAATTGGGGACATCCGGACAGGAGCTCCCTCCTGCAT gGGACCCACTGGAAATCAAagtgggaaaggaggtcgaagtTTTGGGACAGCTG GTAAACTGCCTCCAAAAGGAATAGATTTTTCTGCTCCAGGTTGCATTAATGGCATTCCTGTCCTAGAAGTGGATCTGGATACTTTTGAAGAAAAGCCGTGGAGAAAACCAG GTGCTGATCTTTCTGACTACTTCAACTATGGGTTTAATGAAGCAACTTGGAAAGTATATTGTGAGAAGCAGCGGAGGCTGCAGCTCGGGCTGGACAGCGCTTATTCACACAGCAAGGAAAACAAAATAACT GTGCAACAGGGCAGGACGAGCCATACAAGTAAAGGAGAGGAAAATATGTTTGATAATAGGGACATGAATTTTAATATTGAAGAAGGAAAATCAGGAGTTGAAGCCTCACAAAATGG GAAGCAAGCGAAGACAATTGATGTAATTGGTGGGGAGATCTGCAGTATCACCAGGGTTGAAGGCAGGAGATGGGACATTCAAGATTCAGATAACATTCCAATGCAG GTGGTTGAAAATCAGGAATACAAGCCTCATCCAGTCATACAACATCAGCAACCCCCTCCACCTCTTCTCCCTCCGCCATCCATTCTCCATAATGCTTCACCATTCAATGGACTTCCACCACCACCTCCTCTTTTTTTCCAGCGTCCTCCTCCAACTACCCAAGTTCCACCGGTATTGCACCCTCCAG cgaTGCTACCTCCTCCACTTATTCCTCCACCTGCTGTACACATCCCACCCCCCAGCGG ACCCCCTGTCACATACAACAGTAGACTGCCTCCTCGCCAAATATACTTCTCTAATG GGCCAAGTGGGGTAAACTATCCTGCTCTCTCCACTGCTCAGACTTCTTGGGTCACCACTGTAGAGAAAGGTACAAGTAACCCCAGGAGAAATGAGTGGACCCCAAGAAGACGGCAAGAACGAGAAATGGAAACAATCCGAAGCCAGAACTTTAATAACTTCAAGCC GGAAAGTGAACGACTCGTAAATTACAACCGTGAAAGAAACTATGATTATGAGCCCAAGTATCAGCGCAATCGTGAACGCAGctgggaaaaagaagaaaaattccaTGGGGAGCATCGACATAGAGACAGGGAGGAGAGCAACAAGCATAAATCTTCTCGAAG AAAGCAAGACAGTGAGGAACGAGAATCACATCGCAGACATAAGCGCAAGAAGAGCAAGCGGTCCAAAGAAAAGAGTGCGGATGATGACCCACCTAAAAGAGGAAATCGGAATGATCTCAGAGAGAAGAACACATCTGCCTCAAGGCTAG